The proteins below are encoded in one region of Bremerella sp. P1:
- a CDS encoding pilus assembly protein TadG-related protein: MASKNIPLTTQRRNRRGVFIVLAAFVMIVLFAFLSLGIDSGLIAMEQTRLQNAVDASALAASQEITSAIQGASEGGDPNSISLEHAREMAADVADRNGVYVDSSKDVIFGKRTYNEGTGKWEIAWNEGPYNVVKVVARRDQEDMSARDSKVPLAFGWAVGTPTIDLQAEAIAFVEARDMVVVLDFSGSMNDDSRYTSIGRLGQDNIEANMVDIFNSMNPNVGDLSFDQQYLTIVGQPPANPSKPQITVTFKDREIYVESTKDLSNVVLEFENGYHYKYDNLSGRTKSFRGPGSYNGRKIIGCWVKSGTNASGDGPGYGERFRDTNQAVKEAFGLDGINYPYSRGSWDEFINYSRDRIASNSGNRQKYGKQNFVDYLLSNRYHKSETEDLWKAPHYPFHAVKNGFSLFLDFLQDLDFGDEVGIVSYDEASRVEHTLSDGDAYASLDGNLISNDYDSLDTIQRHKQAGHYGSFTAMGFGVDEADELLQAHSRHGARPTIVLMTDGNANRYKSGWSLPYDWNWADYTDFDGDGDADYTTNDRSKQYAIWEAVQAHNRGVTIHTMSVGANADRQVMSAIANACGGIHISVPGGSTIAELEAQMLSAFQQIAAKVPPPQLVYDLSQAEE; the protein is encoded by the coding sequence ATGGCCAGCAAAAACATTCCACTGACGACTCAGCGACGCAACCGACGCGGCGTGTTCATCGTGCTTGCGGCGTTTGTGATGATCGTCCTGTTCGCGTTCCTCTCGCTCGGTATCGATTCCGGGCTGATTGCGATGGAACAGACTCGCCTGCAGAACGCAGTGGATGCCTCAGCATTGGCGGCCTCGCAAGAGATCACGTCCGCCATTCAAGGTGCAAGCGAAGGCGGGGACCCCAACTCGATCTCGCTGGAACATGCTCGCGAAATGGCTGCCGATGTTGCCGACCGCAACGGTGTCTACGTTGATTCGTCGAAGGACGTGATCTTCGGCAAGCGAACTTACAACGAAGGGACCGGCAAGTGGGAAATTGCCTGGAATGAAGGGCCCTACAACGTGGTCAAGGTCGTGGCTCGCCGCGACCAGGAAGACATGAGTGCCCGCGACAGCAAGGTGCCGCTGGCATTCGGCTGGGCCGTGGGCACGCCGACCATTGACCTTCAGGCTGAAGCCATTGCATTTGTCGAAGCTCGCGACATGGTCGTCGTGCTCGACTTTTCGGGTTCGATGAACGACGACAGCCGTTACACGTCGATCGGCCGCCTGGGGCAAGACAACATCGAAGCCAACATGGTCGATATCTTTAATTCGATGAATCCGAATGTGGGCGACCTATCGTTCGATCAGCAGTATTTGACGATCGTCGGACAGCCTCCCGCAAATCCGAGTAAGCCACAGATCACGGTGACCTTCAAAGACCGGGAAATCTATGTGGAATCTACAAAGGACCTCTCCAACGTCGTTCTCGAATTCGAAAATGGCTATCACTACAAGTACGACAATCTCTCGGGCAGAACCAAGAGTTTCCGTGGCCCAGGTAGTTACAACGGCCGCAAGATCATCGGCTGCTGGGTGAAGTCCGGCACGAACGCGAGTGGTGATGGACCTGGGTATGGGGAACGCTTCCGTGACACTAACCAAGCGGTCAAAGAAGCTTTTGGACTGGACGGCATCAACTACCCTTACAGTCGTGGTAGTTGGGACGAGTTTATCAACTACAGCCGAGACCGAATTGCCAGCAATAGTGGTAACCGTCAGAAGTACGGCAAGCAAAACTTTGTCGACTACTTGCTGTCTAACCGCTACCACAAGTCTGAAACGGAAGATCTCTGGAAAGCACCCCATTATCCATTCCATGCGGTGAAGAACGGTTTCTCCCTGTTCCTCGACTTCCTGCAAGATCTCGATTTCGGCGACGAAGTGGGCATTGTCTCCTACGATGAAGCCTCGCGTGTTGAGCATACCCTGAGTGATGGTGACGCCTACGCCAGTTTAGACGGCAATCTTATCTCGAACGATTACGATTCGCTCGACACGATTCAGCGCCACAAGCAGGCCGGTCACTACGGTAGCTTCACAGCGATGGGTTTTGGGGTGGATGAAGCGGACGAATTGCTTCAAGCTCATTCGCGTCATGGTGCTCGCCCAACGATCGTGCTGATGACCGATGGTAATGCCAACCGCTACAAGAGCGGCTGGAGCTTGCCTTACGACTGGAATTGGGCTGACTACACCGACTTCGATGGGGACGGCGACGCGGACTACACGACCAACGATCGCTCGAAACAATATGCCATCTGGGAGGCGGTCCAGGCCCACAATCGCGGTGTGACGATTCACACAATGAGCGTGGGTGCCAATGCTGACCGTCAAGTGATGTCGGCCATCGCGAATGCGTGTGGCGGTATCCATATCAGCGTGCCAGGCGGCTCGACGATTGCCGAACTGGAAGCTCAGATGCTTTCTGCATTTCAACAAATTGCCGCGAAGGTTCCGCCGCCGCAACTGGTTTACGACCTGAGCCAGGCCGAAGAGTAA
- a CDS encoding TadE family protein, which translates to MNNRRATATVEFAVIAPVFLTLILGMLEASRMFETYGQLAQVARDGARLGAMDRADWVASGTKTNDKIISDIRNSLEASGYDPEKLQIYIEPAGQPGEAFNLDDPNNDLDLFQVRIALPVSQVAAMPVPDNLDYDLSTAVIFRNTKSTIVQ; encoded by the coding sequence GTGAATAACCGTCGCGCGACGGCAACGGTGGAATTTGCCGTGATCGCGCCGGTCTTCTTGACGCTTATCTTAGGGATGCTGGAAGCCAGCCGAATGTTTGAAACCTATGGGCAACTGGCACAAGTCGCTCGCGACGGAGCTCGCCTGGGTGCGATGGATCGAGCCGACTGGGTGGCAAGTGGCACTAAGACAAATGACAAGATCATCTCAGACATTCGCAACAGTCTGGAAGCTTCCGGATACGATCCAGAGAAGCTTCAAATCTATATCGAACCTGCCGGACAACCGGGAGAAGCTTTCAACTTAGACGATCCCAATAACGATCTCGACTTATTTCAGGTACGCATCGCACTACCCGTTTCGCAAGTAGCTGCCATGCCGGTACCTGACAACTTGGACTATGACCTCTCGACCGCTGTTATTTTCCGAAATACCAAGTCGACGATCGTACAGTAG
- a CDS encoding TadE/TadG family type IV pilus assembly protein, whose product MWRKRRNTRPAFLSSHNQSGKRSGATIVETALVMPIFFMFVFAIIEFGHATMINNVLKNATRTAARWGSATGATTAEVEQYARERMGGAVAPSMVTIQIKDASQFDNGGDAPTSSEDFQAMPDIELEDAEPRQLFMVRASIPYGNVSLIPQPWLGSVLLSGETFTRHE is encoded by the coding sequence ATGTGGCGAAAGCGTCGCAATACGCGCCCTGCATTTCTTTCTTCGCACAACCAAAGTGGGAAGAGGTCTGGCGCTACGATTGTGGAAACCGCACTCGTAATGCCCATCTTCTTCATGTTCGTCTTTGCGATCATCGAATTCGGCCATGCCACGATGATCAATAACGTTCTGAAAAATGCGACGCGTACCGCGGCCCGCTGGGGCTCGGCTACCGGAGCAACCACCGCGGAAGTCGAGCAGTACGCTCGTGAGCGCATGGGCGGGGCTGTCGCCCCCTCGATGGTCACGATCCAGATTAAAGACGCCAGCCAATTTGACAACGGCGGTGATGCCCCAACATCTTCCGAAGACTTCCAGGCCATGCCTGATATTGAACTCGAAGACGCCGAACCGCGGCAGCTGTTCATGGTTCGTGCCTCGATACCTTATGGCAACGTATCTCTTATCCCACAGCCGTGGCTAGGGAGCGTATTGCTCAGCGGTGAAACGTTTACACGACACGAGTAA
- a CDS encoding RsmD family RNA methyltransferase, protein MAKRRPVKKKPARGAATQPPTVDAPMRIIGGRLKNKKIEYSGDTRTRPMKERVREAVFNLIGPAIKGKVAIDLFSGTGALGLEAISRGAVEAHLIERHVPTSKLIRDNAEALEISDLITIYAHNSFMWVKKELDKVARTPWVVFICPPYDFFVSRWEEMEKQMITLLETAPPESILIVEFDDQFDAASLPDVENWDVRVYYPARVGIYRLPAVEDDS, encoded by the coding sequence ATGGCCAAACGTCGCCCTGTGAAGAAGAAGCCCGCTCGCGGTGCGGCCACGCAACCGCCGACCGTTGATGCCCCGATGCGAATTATTGGCGGCCGGCTGAAGAATAAGAAAATTGAGTACTCCGGTGATACGCGAACCCGGCCGATGAAGGAACGCGTTCGTGAGGCGGTTTTCAACCTGATCGGACCGGCAATTAAGGGTAAGGTGGCCATCGACCTCTTTTCGGGGACCGGTGCATTAGGGTTGGAAGCGATCAGCCGGGGAGCCGTCGAAGCCCACTTGATCGAGCGTCATGTGCCGACCTCAAAGCTAATTCGCGACAACGCCGAGGCGCTCGAGATCAGCGATCTGATCACGATCTACGCCCACAACTCGTTTATGTGGGTCAAGAAAGAACTGGACAAAGTTGCCCGCACCCCGTGGGTCGTGTTCATCTGTCCGCCGTACGATTTCTTTGTTTCGCGGTGGGAAGAGATGGAAAAGCAGATGATAACACTGCTTGAAACTGCCCCGCCTGAAAGCATCCTGATCGTGGAGTTCGACGATCAGTTTGACGCGGCTAGTTTACCCGATGTCGAAAACTGGGACGTTCGGGTCTACTACCCGGCCCGTGTCGGCATCTACCGGCTGCCAGCTGTCGAAGACGATTCTTAG
- the asnB gene encoding asparagine synthase (glutamine-hydrolyzing): MCGIAGAFWVDPQHEVSEELLRRMTDSLAHRGPDDSGVYHRFPHEHGPYGTVPGVGLGHRRLSIIDLSGGHQPLANEDETVWTAFNGEIFNFQALRARLEGAGHTFRTHSDTEVIVHLFEDEGVDSFAHFNGMFAIAVWDQRHRRIVLGRDRLGQKPLYYCVHEDRLLFGSELKALLQVPGLSREIDPGAIDAYLTYQYVPHPRTIFKGIHKLPPGCYLTFDGKKLEVASYWNPDFSREVAISLDDAKSELIRLFTDSVKLRLQADVPLGAFLSGGIDSSLVVATMKQLTDQPVKTFSIGFPQKEYDETSYARQVAEHLGTEHHEFQVTPDALEMLPKLIHHYDEPFADSSAIPTWYVSQMTREHVTVALSGDGGDELFAGYDRYRAVRLAAIVDMFGPVGRLGSRLGMKILPAGGPQKSKLRRARRFAEAISMSPGRRYLDWISIFNETRRGELYDDDFVEQLPDTDPYAFLYSAWKRTGKRDPLTAASLADLTTYLPCDLNTKVDIASMAHALECRQPFLDYRLAEFAIRLPSKWKWRMGRGKFLLKHAFGDKLPDIIWKRRKMGFGVPLNTWFRGQLKELLYDTLTSETAKSRGYFRQDTIETLLKEHDENQFDHSARLWALLVLELWHREWVDA; encoded by the coding sequence ATGTGTGGCATTGCTGGGGCATTTTGGGTCGATCCACAGCACGAAGTGAGCGAAGAGTTACTGCGCCGCATGACCGATTCGCTCGCGCATCGCGGGCCCGATGATTCGGGGGTCTATCATCGCTTCCCACACGAGCATGGTCCTTACGGCACCGTACCGGGAGTGGGACTCGGCCATCGCCGACTCTCAATCATCGACCTTTCTGGCGGCCATCAACCTCTGGCCAATGAAGACGAAACCGTTTGGACGGCGTTCAACGGTGAGATCTTCAATTTCCAAGCACTCAGGGCTCGCCTGGAAGGGGCAGGGCATACGTTCCGCACGCACTCGGATACCGAGGTGATCGTTCACCTCTTCGAGGATGAAGGAGTCGACTCGTTTGCCCACTTCAATGGCATGTTCGCCATCGCCGTCTGGGACCAGCGTCATCGGCGCATCGTACTGGGGCGCGATCGCCTGGGGCAAAAGCCGCTCTATTACTGCGTGCATGAAGACCGACTTCTCTTTGGCAGCGAACTGAAGGCGCTGCTTCAGGTTCCGGGGCTATCGCGTGAGATTGATCCCGGAGCGATTGATGCCTATCTGACCTATCAGTACGTGCCGCATCCTCGAACGATCTTCAAAGGGATTCACAAGCTACCGCCAGGCTGCTACCTGACCTTCGATGGAAAGAAGCTGGAAGTCGCCAGTTACTGGAATCCCGACTTCAGCCGCGAAGTGGCGATCAGCCTGGATGATGCCAAATCAGAACTCATCCGGCTTTTCACCGATTCGGTCAAACTACGTTTGCAAGCCGATGTGCCGCTGGGAGCATTTCTATCAGGTGGGATCGACTCCTCGCTGGTCGTCGCCACCATGAAGCAGCTCACCGATCAGCCGGTGAAGACGTTTTCCATTGGCTTTCCGCAGAAGGAATACGACGAGACAAGCTATGCTCGCCAAGTCGCCGAGCACCTGGGAACCGAGCATCATGAGTTTCAGGTGACGCCTGATGCACTCGAGATGCTGCCGAAGCTCATTCACCACTACGACGAACCGTTCGCCGACAGCTCGGCCATTCCGACGTGGTACGTTTCGCAGATGACCCGCGAGCATGTTACCGTCGCGCTTAGCGGTGATGGCGGCGACGAACTGTTTGCCGGCTACGATCGCTACCGGGCCGTGCGTCTGGCGGCAATCGTCGATATGTTCGGTCCGGTCGGGCGTCTGGGCTCTCGGCTTGGCATGAAGATCTTACCGGCTGGTGGTCCCCAAAAATCGAAGCTGCGTCGTGCCCGACGTTTCGCGGAGGCGATCTCCATGTCGCCGGGTCGGCGATACCTGGACTGGATCAGTATCTTCAACGAGACACGTCGCGGCGAGTTGTACGACGACGATTTCGTTGAGCAGCTACCCGATACCGATCCATACGCGTTTCTTTACTCGGCCTGGAAACGCACTGGTAAACGCGATCCTCTGACAGCCGCTTCGCTCGCCGACTTAACGACCTATCTACCGTGCGATCTGAATACCAAGGTCGATATCGCTTCGATGGCCCATGCGTTGGAATGCCGGCAACCGTTCTTGGATTATCGCCTGGCCGAGTTCGCCATTAGGTTGCCTTCGAAATGGAAGTGGCGGATGGGGCGCGGCAAGTTCCTGTTAAAGCACGCGTTTGGCGACAAACTGCCAGACATTATTTGGAAACGTCGCAAGATGGGATTCGGCGTGCCGCTCAACACCTGGTTCCGAGGCCAACTGAAAGAACTGCTGTACGATACGCTCACCAGCGAGACGGCCAAGAGTCGTGGGTACTTCCGCCAGGACACCATTGAGACTCTCTTGAAAGAGCACGACGAGAACCAGTTCGATCATAGTGCCCGGCTTTGGGCACTGTTGGTATTAGAACTTTGGCATCGCGAGTGGGTCGACGCTTAG
- a CDS encoding MarR family winged helix-turn-helix transcriptional regulator, giving the protein MPESILQQQLKKEQPFESLELETFLNLLRTHNMIAAAPGRLMKRHGLSSAQYNILKILDSHHGEGLPCLEIVQQMVTRVPDITRLVDRLAEAELVERNRSESDRRVVMITITPKGRQLVETIRQPLLEIHKQNLGHMTDEELSQLNQLLVKARIRAEATPLCDGSD; this is encoded by the coding sequence TTGCCTGAATCAATTCTTCAACAGCAGTTGAAAAAGGAACAGCCATTCGAGTCGCTCGAACTGGAAACCTTTCTTAACCTGCTTCGCACGCACAATATGATCGCGGCCGCTCCGGGCCGTTTGATGAAACGTCACGGACTATCGAGTGCACAGTACAACATTCTGAAGATCCTGGACTCGCATCACGGCGAAGGCTTGCCGTGCTTGGAAATCGTTCAACAGATGGTAACCCGCGTCCCCGACATAACTCGCCTGGTCGATCGCCTGGCCGAAGCCGAGCTTGTCGAGCGCAATCGCAGCGAGAGTGACCGCCGAGTTGTGATGATCACCATCACGCCGAAGGGACGCCAGCTTGTGGAAACGATTCGCCAGCCGCTGTTAGAGATCCACAAACAAAACCTCGGACACATGACCGATGAAGAGCTTTCGCAGTTGAACCAACTTTTGGTGAAAGCCCGCATCCGAGCCGAAGCGACACCTCTGTGTGACGGGTCGGATTAA
- a CDS encoding glutathione peroxidase, whose product MKSVLSVFASLALLAVFSVSASAAEDVLKGEVKTLEGKKVDLSEYKGKVLLIVNVASKCGKTPQYEPLQALYEQYGEQGFAVLGFPCNQFGKQEPGTASEIREFCTEKYDVTFPMFEKIEVNGDGTSPLYTKLKSYDSDPGDVKWNFEKFLIGKDGEVVARFRTRVEPDDKKVIQAIETELKKEN is encoded by the coding sequence ATGAAGTCGGTTCTATCCGTCTTTGCTTCGTTGGCCTTGCTGGCCGTATTTTCCGTATCGGCCTCTGCTGCCGAAGATGTCCTGAAAGGCGAAGTCAAAACGCTTGAAGGCAAGAAGGTCGATCTGTCCGAGTACAAGGGCAAGGTTCTATTGATCGTGAACGTCGCCAGCAAGTGCGGCAAAACCCCACAGTACGAACCACTTCAAGCACTTTACGAACAGTACGGCGAACAGGGCTTCGCGGTCCTCGGCTTCCCTTGCAATCAGTTTGGCAAGCAGGAACCAGGTACGGCTTCAGAGATCCGCGAGTTCTGCACCGAGAAATACGACGTGACCTTCCCGATGTTCGAGAAGATCGAAGTCAACGGCGACGGTACGTCACCGCTGTACACCAAGTTGAAGAGCTATGACTCGGACCCTGGCGACGTGAAGTGGAACTTCGAGAAGTTCCTGATCGGCAAGGATGGTGAAGTGGTCGCTCGCTTCCGTACCCGCGTCGAACCGGACGACAAGAAGGTGATTCAAGCGATCGAAACCGAACTGAAGAAAGAAAACTAA